Proteins co-encoded in one Corylus avellana chromosome ca9, CavTom2PMs-1.0 genomic window:
- the LOC132191536 gene encoding organelle RRM domain-containing protein 2, mitochondrial-like — translation MALRPGLVRRFLSTSVFSSKSSVSASAFAANASDKPTVSPSTTLFVHGLNKRTTSEKLQEAFSQFGEVVHCMDCFFLVIW, via the exons ATGGCGCTCAGGCCCGGACTTGTGAGGCGATTTCTATCCACTTCAGTATTCTCTTCAAAATCCTCTGTTTCTGCTTCGGCCTTTGCTGCTAATGCTAGTGATAAGCCTACTGTTTCTCCTTCGACGACCCTATTTGTTCACG GGCTTAACAAGAGAACCACATCAGAGAAACTTCAGGAAGCTTTCTCTCAATTTGGCGAAGTTGTTCACT GTATGGATTGTTTTTTTCTCGTCATTTGGTAG